In the Macrobrachium rosenbergii isolate ZJJX-2024 chromosome 23, ASM4041242v1, whole genome shotgun sequence genome, one interval contains:
- the LOC136851486 gene encoding BUB3-interacting and GLEBS motif-containing protein ZNF207-like isoform X2, whose translation MGRKKKKQTKPWCWYCNREFDDEKILIQHQKAKHFKCHICHKRLYTGPGLSIHCMQVHKETIDKVPNALPNRNNIEIEIYGMEGIPEEDLKDHERQRAGRVGGGNKRQDDEDDEDSQSSLPGQSNPPPPTMPPQGPPGPMGPMMGPTGPMMPMMGPMGPMGHMPPFMGGPGMMGPMGPMGPLPPPGGPPVSTAPGATPAPNKPLFPSAAQHTTTANNQIGPVKPAFPAYSQANGQSTPNVPSSGGGGGVHQEKLEPKKPALITTVSANSRIIHPEEDISLEEKRAGMPRYQQAPRVSPQRARAPAPAPPPQRVESPPVSTAPSHLSQLVPACLDHFYPPAMCLDTQVQPASTVSLPDLDYSNCNRIKHFSTTEERRMKMARYSQASAAAAAMAMGGMVTHHPAVRQAHPGVVVEAQPIVSTIGPSMVTTMSQAMVPTGHVALPVTIPAIMRPSMQPIMTQPMVSAAVPALPAVPAGMPPLPIGGMRPPIGIPQALPAPGQMTHGFAAPPMMGAPMMGGPHMIPRFR comes from the exons ATGGGTcggaaaaagaagaagcagacgAAGCCCTGGTGTTG gTACTGCAATAGGGAATTTGATGACGAAAAAATTTTGATTCAGCACCAGAAGGCGAAACATTTTAAATGTCATATATGTCATAAAAGATTATATACGGGTCCAGGTTTATCCATCCACTGTATGCAG gttCACAAAGAGACGATAGACAAAGTTCCAAATGCTTTACCTAATCGTaataatatagaaatagaaatatatggtATGGAAG GTATTCCGGAAGAAGACCTGAAGGACCACGAGAGACAGCGCGCCGGTAGAGTAGGGGGCGGGAACAAGAGGCAGGACGATGAAGATGACGAGGATTCCCAGTCTAGTCTACCTGGTCAGTCTAACCCACCCCCACCAACTATGCCTCCTCAGGGACCACCAGGTCCAATGGGCCCCATGATGGGACCAACTGGCCCCATGATGCCAATGATGGGCCCAATGGGGCCTATGGGTCATATGCCGCCTTTCATGGGTGGACCAGGTATGATGGGCCCTATGGGTCCAATGGGTCCTTTACCCCCACCAGGTGGGCCCCCAGTCAGCACGGCGCCCGGTGCTACACCCGCACCCAATAAACCCCTCTTCCCCTCCGCTGCGCAg CATACCACCACAGCCAATAACCAGATTGGCCCTGTCAAACCTGCGTTTCCAGCGTATAGTCAAGCTAACGGCCAGTCGACGCCAAATGTTCCGTCTTcaggtggaggaggtggtgtgCATCAGGAAAAATTAGAACCTAAGAAGCCCGCGCTGATAACCACAGTGTCGGCGAATTCCCGCATCATCCACCCGGAAGAGGACATCTCTTTG GAAGAGAAGCGGGCAGGTATGCCTCGGTACCAGCAGGCTCCCCGAGTCTCTCCCCAGAGGGCTCGGGCTCCAGCCCCGGCTCCACCTCCGCAGCGCGTGGAGTCTCCACCCGTGAGTACTGCACCTTCACATCTCTCTCAACTTGTGCCTGCCTGCCTGGACCATTTCTACCCACCGGCGATGTGTCTAGACACACAGGTGCAACCCGCCTCTACTGTGTCATTGCCAGACCTGGATTATTCTAATTGCAATAGGATCAAGCACTTCAGTACTACT GAGGAGCGCCGTATGAAGATGGCGAGGTACAGCCAGGCCAGCGCTGCAGCAGCAGCCATGGCTATGGGTGGGATGGTGACCCACCATCCAGCAGTACGCCAAGCTCACCCAGGAGTGGTGGTAGAGGCCCAGCCTATAGTGTCCACTATAGGCCCCAGCATGGTGACAACCATGTCCCAAGCCATGGTTCCCACTGGCCATGTTGCGTTACCTGTAACCATACCTGCCATAATGCGGCCAAGCATGCAGCCAATAATGACGCAGCCAATGGTTTCAGCTGCTGTGCCTGCCCTTCCTGCAGTGCCTGCGGGTATGCCCCCCCTCCCCATTGGAGGTATGAGACCACCCATAGGTATACCACAAG
- the LOC136851486 gene encoding BUB3-interacting and GLEBS motif-containing protein ZNF207-like isoform X8: MGRKKKKQTKPWCWYCNREFDDEKILIQHQKAKHFKCHICHKRLYTGPGLSIHCMQVHKETIDKVPNALPNRNNIEIEIYGMEGIPEEDLKDHERQRAGRVGGGNKRQDDEDDEDSQSSLPGQSNPPPPTMPPQGPPGPMGPMMGPTGPMMPMMGPMGPMGHMPPFMGGPGMMGPMGPMGPLPPPGGPPVSTAPGATPAPNKPLFPSAAQHTTTANNQIGPVKPAFPAYSQANGQSTPNVPSSGGGGGVHQEKLEPKKPALITTVSANSRIIHPEEDISLEEKRAGMPRYQQAPRVSPQRARAPAPAPPPQRVESPPVSTAPSHLSQLVPACLDHFYPPAMCLDTQEERRMKMARYSQASAAAAAMAMGGMVTHHPAVRQAHPGVVVEAQPIVSTIGPSMVTTMSQAMVPTGHVALPVTIPAIMRPSMQPIMTQPMVSAAVPALPAVPAGMPPLPIGGMRPPIGIPQA; this comes from the exons ATGGGTcggaaaaagaagaagcagacgAAGCCCTGGTGTTG gTACTGCAATAGGGAATTTGATGACGAAAAAATTTTGATTCAGCACCAGAAGGCGAAACATTTTAAATGTCATATATGTCATAAAAGATTATATACGGGTCCAGGTTTATCCATCCACTGTATGCAG gttCACAAAGAGACGATAGACAAAGTTCCAAATGCTTTACCTAATCGTaataatatagaaatagaaatatatggtATGGAAG GTATTCCGGAAGAAGACCTGAAGGACCACGAGAGACAGCGCGCCGGTAGAGTAGGGGGCGGGAACAAGAGGCAGGACGATGAAGATGACGAGGATTCCCAGTCTAGTCTACCTGGTCAGTCTAACCCACCCCCACCAACTATGCCTCCTCAGGGACCACCAGGTCCAATGGGCCCCATGATGGGACCAACTGGCCCCATGATGCCAATGATGGGCCCAATGGGGCCTATGGGTCATATGCCGCCTTTCATGGGTGGACCAGGTATGATGGGCCCTATGGGTCCAATGGGTCCTTTACCCCCACCAGGTGGGCCCCCAGTCAGCACGGCGCCCGGTGCTACACCCGCACCCAATAAACCCCTCTTCCCCTCCGCTGCGCAg CATACCACCACAGCCAATAACCAGATTGGCCCTGTCAAACCTGCGTTTCCAGCGTATAGTCAAGCTAACGGCCAGTCGACGCCAAATGTTCCGTCTTcaggtggaggaggtggtgtgCATCAGGAAAAATTAGAACCTAAGAAGCCCGCGCTGATAACCACAGTGTCGGCGAATTCCCGCATCATCCACCCGGAAGAGGACATCTCTTTG GAAGAGAAGCGGGCAGGTATGCCTCGGTACCAGCAGGCTCCCCGAGTCTCTCCCCAGAGGGCTCGGGCTCCAGCCCCGGCTCCACCTCCGCAGCGCGTGGAGTCTCCACCCGTGAGTACTGCACCTTCACATCTCTCTCAACTTGTGCCTGCCTGCCTGGACCATTTCTACCCACCGGCGATGTGTCTAGACACACAG GAGGAGCGCCGTATGAAGATGGCGAGGTACAGCCAGGCCAGCGCTGCAGCAGCAGCCATGGCTATGGGTGGGATGGTGACCCACCATCCAGCAGTACGCCAAGCTCACCCAGGAGTGGTGGTAGAGGCCCAGCCTATAGTGTCCACTATAGGCCCCAGCATGGTGACAACCATGTCCCAAGCCATGGTTCCCACTGGCCATGTTGCGTTACCTGTAACCATACCTGCCATAATGCGGCCAAGCATGCAGCCAATAATGACGCAGCCAATGGTTTCAGCTGCTGTGCCTGCCCTTCCTGCAGTGCCTGCGGGTATGCCCCCCCTCCCCATTGGAGGTATGAGACCACCCATAGGTATACCACAAG
- the LOC136851486 gene encoding BUB3-interacting and GLEBS motif-containing protein ZNF207-like isoform X13: protein MQVHKETIDKVPNALPNRNNIEIEIYGMEGIPEEDLKDHERQRAGRVGGGNKRQDDEDDEDSQSSLPGQSNPPPPTMPPQGPPGPMGPMMGPTGPMMPMMGPMGPMGHMPPFMGGPGMMGPMGPMGPLPPPGGPPVSTAPGATPAPNKPLFPSAAQHTTTANNQIGPVKPAFPAYSQANGQSTPNVPSSGGGGGVHQEKLEPKKPALITTVSANSRIIHPEEDISLEEKRAGMPRYQQAPRVSPQRARAPAPAPPPQRVESPPVSTAPSHLSQLVPACLDHFYPPAMCLDTQEERRMKMARYSQASAAAAAMAMGGMVTHHPAVRQAHPGVVVEAQPIVSTIGPSMVTTMSQAMVPTGHVALPVTIPAIMRPSMQPIMTQPMVSAAVPALPAVPAGMPPLPIGGMRPPIGIPQA, encoded by the exons ATGCAG gttCACAAAGAGACGATAGACAAAGTTCCAAATGCTTTACCTAATCGTaataatatagaaatagaaatatatggtATGGAAG GTATTCCGGAAGAAGACCTGAAGGACCACGAGAGACAGCGCGCCGGTAGAGTAGGGGGCGGGAACAAGAGGCAGGACGATGAAGATGACGAGGATTCCCAGTCTAGTCTACCTGGTCAGTCTAACCCACCCCCACCAACTATGCCTCCTCAGGGACCACCAGGTCCAATGGGCCCCATGATGGGACCAACTGGCCCCATGATGCCAATGATGGGCCCAATGGGGCCTATGGGTCATATGCCGCCTTTCATGGGTGGACCAGGTATGATGGGCCCTATGGGTCCAATGGGTCCTTTACCCCCACCAGGTGGGCCCCCAGTCAGCACGGCGCCCGGTGCTACACCCGCACCCAATAAACCCCTCTTCCCCTCCGCTGCGCAg CATACCACCACAGCCAATAACCAGATTGGCCCTGTCAAACCTGCGTTTCCAGCGTATAGTCAAGCTAACGGCCAGTCGACGCCAAATGTTCCGTCTTcaggtggaggaggtggtgtgCATCAGGAAAAATTAGAACCTAAGAAGCCCGCGCTGATAACCACAGTGTCGGCGAATTCCCGCATCATCCACCCGGAAGAGGACATCTCTTTG GAAGAGAAGCGGGCAGGTATGCCTCGGTACCAGCAGGCTCCCCGAGTCTCTCCCCAGAGGGCTCGGGCTCCAGCCCCGGCTCCACCTCCGCAGCGCGTGGAGTCTCCACCCGTGAGTACTGCACCTTCACATCTCTCTCAACTTGTGCCTGCCTGCCTGGACCATTTCTACCCACCGGCGATGTGTCTAGACACACAG GAGGAGCGCCGTATGAAGATGGCGAGGTACAGCCAGGCCAGCGCTGCAGCAGCAGCCATGGCTATGGGTGGGATGGTGACCCACCATCCAGCAGTACGCCAAGCTCACCCAGGAGTGGTGGTAGAGGCCCAGCCTATAGTGTCCACTATAGGCCCCAGCATGGTGACAACCATGTCCCAAGCCATGGTTCCCACTGGCCATGTTGCGTTACCTGTAACCATACCTGCCATAATGCGGCCAAGCATGCAGCCAATAATGACGCAGCCAATGGTTTCAGCTGCTGTGCCTGCCCTTCCTGCAGTGCCTGCGGGTATGCCCCCCCTCCCCATTGGAGGTATGAGACCACCCATAGGTATACCACAAG
- the LOC136851486 gene encoding BUB3-interacting and GLEBS motif-containing protein ZNF207-like isoform X3, translating to MGRKKKKQTKPWCWYCNREFDDEKILIQHQKAKHFKCHICHKRLYTGPGLSIHCMQVHKETIDKVPNALPNRNNIEIEIYGMEGIPEEDLKDHERQRAGRVGGGNKRQDDEDDEDSQSSLPGQSNPPPPTMPPQGPPGPMGPMMGPTGPMMPMMGPMGPMGHMPPFMGGPGMMGPMGPMGPLPPPGGPPVSTAPGATPAPNKPLFPSAAQHTTTANNQIGPVKPAFPAYSQANGQSTPNVPSSGGGGGVHQEKLEPKKPALITTVSANSRIIHPEEDISLEEKRAGMPRYQQAPRVSPQRARAPAPAPPPQRVESPPVSTAPSHLSQLVPACLDHFYPPAMCLDTQEERRMKMARYSQASAAAAAMAMGGMVTHHPAVRQAHPGVVVEAQPIVSTIGPSMVTTMSQAMVPTGHVALPVTIPAIMRPSMQPIMTQPMVSAAVPALPAVPAGMPPLPIGGMRPPIGIPQASLGSGPYLLVRGDHGTTLPAPGQMTHGFAAPPMMGAPMMGGPHMIPRFR from the exons ATGGGTcggaaaaagaagaagcagacgAAGCCCTGGTGTTG gTACTGCAATAGGGAATTTGATGACGAAAAAATTTTGATTCAGCACCAGAAGGCGAAACATTTTAAATGTCATATATGTCATAAAAGATTATATACGGGTCCAGGTTTATCCATCCACTGTATGCAG gttCACAAAGAGACGATAGACAAAGTTCCAAATGCTTTACCTAATCGTaataatatagaaatagaaatatatggtATGGAAG GTATTCCGGAAGAAGACCTGAAGGACCACGAGAGACAGCGCGCCGGTAGAGTAGGGGGCGGGAACAAGAGGCAGGACGATGAAGATGACGAGGATTCCCAGTCTAGTCTACCTGGTCAGTCTAACCCACCCCCACCAACTATGCCTCCTCAGGGACCACCAGGTCCAATGGGCCCCATGATGGGACCAACTGGCCCCATGATGCCAATGATGGGCCCAATGGGGCCTATGGGTCATATGCCGCCTTTCATGGGTGGACCAGGTATGATGGGCCCTATGGGTCCAATGGGTCCTTTACCCCCACCAGGTGGGCCCCCAGTCAGCACGGCGCCCGGTGCTACACCCGCACCCAATAAACCCCTCTTCCCCTCCGCTGCGCAg CATACCACCACAGCCAATAACCAGATTGGCCCTGTCAAACCTGCGTTTCCAGCGTATAGTCAAGCTAACGGCCAGTCGACGCCAAATGTTCCGTCTTcaggtggaggaggtggtgtgCATCAGGAAAAATTAGAACCTAAGAAGCCCGCGCTGATAACCACAGTGTCGGCGAATTCCCGCATCATCCACCCGGAAGAGGACATCTCTTTG GAAGAGAAGCGGGCAGGTATGCCTCGGTACCAGCAGGCTCCCCGAGTCTCTCCCCAGAGGGCTCGGGCTCCAGCCCCGGCTCCACCTCCGCAGCGCGTGGAGTCTCCACCCGTGAGTACTGCACCTTCACATCTCTCTCAACTTGTGCCTGCCTGCCTGGACCATTTCTACCCACCGGCGATGTGTCTAGACACACAG GAGGAGCGCCGTATGAAGATGGCGAGGTACAGCCAGGCCAGCGCTGCAGCAGCAGCCATGGCTATGGGTGGGATGGTGACCCACCATCCAGCAGTACGCCAAGCTCACCCAGGAGTGGTGGTAGAGGCCCAGCCTATAGTGTCCACTATAGGCCCCAGCATGGTGACAACCATGTCCCAAGCCATGGTTCCCACTGGCCATGTTGCGTTACCTGTAACCATACCTGCCATAATGCGGCCAAGCATGCAGCCAATAATGACGCAGCCAATGGTTTCAGCTGCTGTGCCTGCCCTTCCTGCAGTGCCTGCGGGTATGCCCCCCCTCCCCATTGGAGGTATGAGACCACCCATAGGTATACCACAAG